The Chryseolinea soli genome contains a region encoding:
- a CDS encoding SRPBCC family protein has product MNNVKIDSIRKELLVEVSQETAFKVFTEKMDLWWPRTHHIGKSPMTELVLESKPRGRWYSRHEDGSEQDVGYVLTWDPYGLLVLAWQINGNFQFDPGLITEVEVFFIAEAPEVTRIKFEHKNMERLGGGKAVESMDEGWGKILDLYKNQTK; this is encoded by the coding sequence ATGAATAATGTAAAAATCGATTCGATTCGAAAGGAACTCCTGGTGGAGGTTTCACAAGAGACGGCCTTTAAAGTATTTACTGAGAAAATGGATCTGTGGTGGCCGCGCACGCATCACATCGGTAAATCGCCCATGACCGAGCTGGTGCTGGAGTCCAAACCCAGGGGGCGCTGGTATTCCCGCCACGAAGATGGTAGCGAGCAAGACGTAGGTTATGTGCTGACGTGGGATCCTTATGGACTTTTGGTCCTTGCCTGGCAGATCAACGGAAACTTTCAGTTTGATCCCGGGCTCATCACCGAGGTGGAAGTTTTTTTTATTGCCGAGGCTCCGGAAGTGACCCGTATTAAATTCGAACACAAAAATATGGAACGTCTCGGCGGCGGCAAAGCGGTGGAAAGTATGGATGAGGGCTGGGGAAAAATTTTGGACCTGTATAAAAATCAGACAAAATAA
- a CDS encoding helix-turn-helix domain-containing protein yields the protein MQQPELGRRLTALRKERNLTQEELVEKSHVSVRTIQRIEAGEVLPRMSTVKILLEALGERYESFSANPPQAMETQKNILPNANRNAVLVAALAGAVYLVSQIILGTLDFAWITGDRDWGFATNAIYTGLTVVTVVSYALFARGFIVLSRVFENALLKAIAYMLVIATVGLGILDVTSLSVEDVESLWIPYAMAAVLFGALSIVFGVALIRLQDGMGELSRIAGMLEIVIGCALVTVVLFFITYVIMIPAVIVEILVLYRGYEYLSRSASAEVVGA from the coding sequence ATGCAACAACCGGAACTGGGAAGACGACTGACCGCTTTGCGCAAGGAAAGGAACCTTACACAAGAAGAATTGGTGGAAAAAAGCCACGTGAGTGTGCGCACGATCCAGCGCATTGAGGCCGGTGAGGTGTTGCCCCGTATGTCGACCGTGAAAATTTTATTGGAGGCACTTGGAGAACGCTACGAGTCATTTTCAGCAAACCCACCCCAAGCCATGGAAACACAAAAAAACATTTTGCCAAACGCCAACCGAAACGCCGTCTTAGTAGCCGCATTGGCCGGGGCGGTTTACCTGGTGTCTCAAATTATTCTCGGAACGCTGGACTTTGCCTGGATCACCGGCGATCGCGACTGGGGATTTGCGACGAACGCTATCTACACGGGCCTCACCGTCGTGACGGTGGTTTCGTATGCCTTATTTGCCCGGGGATTTATCGTGTTGAGTAGGGTATTCGAGAACGCGTTGCTGAAGGCGATCGCCTATATGCTTGTGATCGCTACGGTCGGCTTAGGCATTTTAGATGTCACTTCGTTGTCCGTGGAAGATGTAGAGAGTTTATGGATTCCTTACGCCATGGCCGCGGTGCTCTTTGGTGCTTTAAGCATTGTCTTTGGAGTCGCCCTCATCCGCTTGCAGGACGGCATGGGCGAGCTCTCGCGGATAGCCGGCATGTTGGAAATTGTGATCGGCTGCGCGTTGGTAACCGTGGTGCTATTTTTTATCACCTATGTGATCATGATCCCGGCTGTGATCGTAGAGATCTTGGTACTCTATCGCGGCTACGAATACCTCTCCCGCTCTGCATCTGCCGAGGTTGTTGGTGCATAA
- a CDS encoding carboxypeptidase-like regulatory domain-containing protein yields the protein MEQPFISNSRRLVFTTSLVALLLSNAVFSQERTVTGRLLDAETQRPVKNATIILLGTTDGTVSNHLGFFQLKVDPSKHKTLVVSHMSFKTADVTIPDAENFRFFLKKAYVPLHTLDLSLYPKDTTSLYRTLEPITPTGFTIAESNATFPKGMGRFYTFIGNALVKEIPKLPPPDFTITFTIDETGKASNIAVSDSSQLVTVARILQSMPVWVPATQQQTNVAQHFILPVGSPPAPPAESISVEDLSTYIGRNIRFPAEARRLGVEGVVYAQFHLNDAGDVISVALLKDIGTNCGAEVKRVLSTLPASLGKSLSEKTKATVFILPVAFGIGKPLKTKISFPSTGACLLTEIQVTAIGIERERRALGYIDPNSSVTLGGKRTNQGFVNLKDALQWKGTRLSLINKGLNSFPPEILKLKNLDYLDLEKNQLSSLPPDIQSLAKLQELYLFENKIQNLPITFRNLRKLKILGLGSNQLKTFPEEITWLEKLEVLDLGGNEISSLPANIGALKNLKFLVLHDNHITHLPEAIYGLKKLKKIYLQGNPIDPKDKELLKKSFENVEIVF from the coding sequence ATGGAACAACCGTTCATTTCAAATTCCCGGAGACTGGTTTTTACAACGTCCCTGGTCGCCTTGCTCCTGAGCAACGCCGTTTTTTCGCAGGAACGTACCGTTACCGGGCGCCTTCTTGACGCCGAAACGCAAAGGCCTGTAAAGAACGCCACGATCATCCTGTTGGGCACGACCGACGGAACGGTGAGCAATCACCTCGGCTTCTTTCAACTCAAGGTCGATCCCTCCAAACACAAAACGCTGGTGGTTTCGCATATGAGTTTCAAAACGGCCGATGTGACGATCCCCGATGCAGAAAATTTCCGGTTCTTTTTAAAGAAAGCCTATGTTCCATTGCATACACTGGACCTCAGTCTTTATCCCAAAGACACAACCAGTCTCTATCGTACACTGGAACCGATCACTCCCACCGGATTTACGATTGCCGAATCCAATGCCACTTTTCCCAAGGGAATGGGTCGCTTCTATACGTTTATTGGAAACGCCTTAGTCAAAGAAATTCCCAAACTACCTCCTCCTGATTTTACGATCACCTTTACGATAGACGAAACTGGCAAAGCCTCAAACATTGCCGTCTCGGATTCGTCACAACTTGTCACGGTAGCGCGTATTCTTCAAAGCATGCCGGTCTGGGTGCCCGCGACCCAGCAACAAACAAATGTTGCCCAGCACTTTATATTACCGGTCGGCTCCCCGCCAGCTCCTCCCGCTGAATCGATAAGCGTCGAGGATCTCAGCACCTACATTGGGCGAAATATCAGGTTTCCCGCGGAAGCCAGACGGCTAGGTGTTGAAGGCGTTGTCTACGCTCAATTTCATCTCAACGACGCGGGTGATGTGATTTCCGTCGCGCTCTTGAAAGACATCGGGACGAATTGTGGTGCCGAAGTGAAGCGAGTTTTGTCAACCCTTCCAGCCTCGCTTGGAAAGTCTTTGTCGGAAAAGACCAAGGCCACCGTGTTCATTTTGCCGGTTGCCTTTGGCATTGGCAAACCGCTTAAGACCAAAATTTCGTTTCCAAGTACCGGAGCCTGTTTGTTGACCGAGATCCAAGTGACCGCCATCGGGATTGAAAGAGAGCGGCGTGCTTTGGGATACATCGATCCAAATTCCTCCGTAACCTTGGGCGGCAAACGCACAAACCAAGGGTTTGTCAACCTAAAAGATGCCCTTCAATGGAAAGGCACGCGTCTGTCGCTGATCAATAAGGGTTTAAATTCTTTTCCACCGGAGATCTTGAAATTAAAAAATCTGGACTACCTGGATCTTGAAAAAAATCAGCTCTCCAGTCTGCCCCCCGATATTCAATCGCTAGCGAAACTTCAAGAACTTTATTTGTTCGAAAACAAAATTCAAAATCTCCCCATCACGTTTAGAAATCTCCGAAAGTTGAAAATTCTCGGACTGGGTTCTAATCAACTAAAGACATTTCCCGAGGAAATTACGTGGTTGGAAAAATTAGAAGTATTGGATTTGGGAGGCAATGAGATCTCGTCCCTCCCGGCAAACATCGGGGCCTTGAAAAACTTAAAATTCCTGGTGCTTCACGACAACCACATCACGCACCTTCCAGAGGCGATCTATGGGCTCAAGAAGTTGAAAAAAATATACCTGCAGGGAAATCCCATCGATCCGAAAGACAAGGAGCTATTGAAAAAATCTTTTGAGAATGTTGAAATCGTATTCTAA
- a CDS encoding LIC_13387 family protein — protein sequence MAYKIKPTHLVRVAALLMAFHALGHTMGALNWKKNPNENVNLVITSMQTEHFDFMGRSATLGQFYEGYGIIMILVLALISLQLWMLSDETGNPKAVKILTSMAVFLILMAGFEYIYFFPLAATISFLAGICVILSLIGKKTTKPA from the coding sequence ATGGCATACAAAATAAAACCAACGCACCTCGTTCGCGTCGCCGCATTATTGATGGCGTTTCATGCGCTCGGACACACGATGGGTGCACTCAACTGGAAAAAAAATCCAAACGAGAACGTTAACCTCGTCATCACCAGCATGCAGACTGAACATTTTGATTTTATGGGAAGATCGGCCACGCTGGGGCAATTCTATGAAGGCTACGGGATCATCATGATCCTGGTGCTGGCCCTGATCAGTTTGCAATTGTGGATGCTGTCGGATGAAACGGGCAATCCGAAGGCCGTGAAAATACTGACATCCATGGCCGTGTTCCTGATCCTGATGGCAGGCTTCGAGTATATTTATTTTTTCCCGCTGGCCGCTACTATCTCGTTCCTGGCTGGAATATGTGTGATCCTTTCTTTGATTGGCAAAAAGACAACAAAGCCCGCCTGA
- a CDS encoding helix-turn-helix domain-containing protein → MRYSFGILTCTMYFTSLPDHTKPGFDEQLHFSKFKKHNIIFNAQSSHAHCDDHIGCLSFKTVLRGEEWYGINHRRLAVSPGRFLILNDDQTYSCHIHKGEQVNVLSIFFKKEFASAVLHDALHNEENLLDDPFSRPGKILEFSQTLQGLESPLRLQLSSLIAALETSGGDADQTDEHLVFLLHDLIRSHQSEIARSKKVDAVKPATRAELYKRLCTARDVLHSSYMDKLDLNKISEVSCLSVPQLIRQFKAVFNTTPHRYLGAVRVRRAAELLEFTDKPVHEITWDCGFENVSAFCRAFKSAYGVQPLRLRKKGA, encoded by the coding sequence TTGCGTTATTCGTTTGGTATATTAACCTGTACTATGTACTTCACTTCTTTGCCGGATCATACGAAGCCAGGGTTTGATGAGCAGTTGCACTTCAGCAAATTCAAAAAGCACAACATTATTTTTAATGCGCAGAGCAGCCATGCGCATTGCGATGATCATATAGGTTGTCTTTCTTTCAAGACCGTGTTGCGCGGAGAGGAGTGGTATGGGATTAATCATCGCCGGCTGGCCGTAAGCCCGGGACGGTTCCTGATCTTAAACGATGACCAAACGTATTCCTGCCACATCCATAAAGGTGAGCAGGTAAACGTGCTCTCGATTTTCTTTAAAAAAGAATTTGCCTCGGCCGTGCTTCACGATGCCCTGCACAACGAGGAGAATCTGCTCGATGATCCTTTTTCGAGGCCGGGGAAGATACTTGAATTTTCTCAAACTCTCCAAGGTTTGGAGTCACCGCTGAGGTTACAATTGTCCAGCTTGATAGCAGCTTTGGAAACATCCGGTGGCGACGCCGACCAAACAGACGAGCACCTGGTTTTTCTTTTACATGATTTGATCCGGTCGCATCAATCGGAAATAGCCCGTTCGAAAAAAGTAGATGCGGTGAAACCGGCCACCCGGGCGGAGTTGTACAAACGGCTGTGCACGGCCAGGGATGTCCTCCATTCCTCCTATATGGACAAGCTGGATTTAAATAAAATAAGTGAAGTATCGTGTTTGTCTGTTCCTCAATTGATTCGTCAATTCAAAGCGGTTTTCAATACAACACCCCACCGGTATCTTGGAGCGGTCAGGGTGAGACGCGCCGCCGAGCTGTTGGAATTTACCGACAAGCCGGTGCATGAAATCACCTGGGATTGCGGATTTGAGAATGTCAGCGCTTTCTGTCGTGCATTTAAATCAGCGTATGGCGTTCAGCCGCTTCGCTTAAGAAAAAAAGGCGCATGA
- a CDS encoding GDSL-type esterase/lipase family protein: MKKLLFILSLGLTSTLSNGQNLRYDTIRYAKAYYAERVALFKSEPIKKGRVILLGNSITEFGDWKKLLNDSTIVNRGIAGDNTFGVLDRLNDVIVREPNKLFIKIGINDIAQDIPVDLIVKNVMTIVTRVKNQSPGTQIYVHSILPTNDNVKNEYPDAFHKNDIANRVNEKVKQQATPMGFVYIDLSKALSDKHGNLDVRYAEADGLHLNPVGYQVWVKLLKAKRYL, translated from the coding sequence ATGAAAAAGCTTCTCTTTATACTTTCTCTTGGGCTGACGTCCACCCTTTCGAACGGACAAAACTTAAGGTATGACACCATTCGGTATGCAAAGGCGTATTATGCCGAACGCGTAGCCCTTTTCAAAAGCGAGCCCATAAAAAAGGGCCGGGTTATTTTACTGGGGAATAGCATCACCGAGTTTGGAGACTGGAAGAAACTTCTGAACGACTCCACCATCGTCAACCGGGGGATAGCCGGCGACAATACGTTTGGTGTTCTAGACCGCTTGAACGATGTGATCGTCCGTGAGCCGAACAAACTTTTCATCAAGATCGGCATCAATGACATTGCACAGGATATCCCGGTCGATCTTATTGTAAAAAACGTGATGACCATTGTCACGCGGGTAAAAAATCAATCGCCGGGGACACAAATTTATGTGCACAGCATCCTGCCTACGAACGACAACGTGAAGAATGAATACCCTGATGCTTTTCATAAAAATGATATAGCCAACCGGGTCAACGAAAAAGTAAAACAGCAGGCAACACCGATGGGCTTTGTCTATATCGATCTGAGCAAAGCCCTTAGCGACAAGCATGGCAACCTTGATGTGAGGTATGCCGAAGCGGATGGGCTCCACCTTAACCCAGTCGGTTACCAGGTTTGGGTCAAGCTTTTAAAAGCAAAGAGATATTTATAA
- a CDS encoding ArsR/SmtB family transcription factor, whose translation MKKQPQSSYDKAFNALGDPTRRAIFEKLRVRPLAVVDIADGLPVSRPAVSQHLKVLKDARLIRVHREGTRNLCQIDTRGVLAMRNYLDNFWDIALSAFKQAAEKHKKHE comes from the coding sequence GTGAAAAAGCAACCCCAAAGCAGTTACGACAAAGCCTTCAATGCGCTGGGCGACCCGACCCGCAGGGCCATTTTCGAAAAGCTGCGGGTGCGCCCGCTTGCCGTCGTGGACATAGCCGATGGGTTGCCGGTGAGCCGGCCGGCGGTGTCGCAGCACTTGAAGGTGCTGAAGGATGCCAGGCTGATTCGTGTTCACCGGGAAGGCACCCGCAACCTTTGCCAAATCGATACCCGGGGTGTCCTGGCGATGCGCAATTACTTAGACAATTTCTGGGACATAGCCCTTTCGGCATTCAAACAAGCAGCGGAAAAACACAAGAAACATGAATAA
- a CDS encoding GNAT family N-acetyltransferase, whose translation MHLEATRCELRDIQIFRTLFLTESNTQIRYNARHERGWSDSYLLFVDNAPIGYGSVTGQELSDRDTIFEFYIVPPYRNLAQQLFRKLWAASGVKFIECQTNDSLLHSLALEFSKSVSSSVILFSDHTVTHLYIPALTFRQKTEADLLFKHQVEPEGSHVIEWKGEVIATGGFLLHYNVPFCDLYMEVREDARKKGVGSYLIQELKKECYRAGRIPAARCNIENHPSRATLLKAGMKVSGFMVLGTLENANGSF comes from the coding sequence ATGCATTTGGAAGCTACCCGGTGCGAACTGCGAGACATACAGATCTTCCGGACCCTTTTTCTCACCGAGTCAAATACGCAGATACGGTATAATGCCCGTCACGAACGGGGATGGTCTGATTCATACTTACTATTCGTCGACAATGCCCCGATAGGATATGGGTCCGTTACAGGACAAGAACTATCTGACCGGGATACCATTTTTGAATTCTATATTGTTCCCCCATACCGAAATCTAGCCCAGCAGCTTTTCCGGAAACTCTGGGCAGCCTCCGGGGTTAAATTTATAGAATGCCAAACCAACGACTCCCTATTGCATTCCCTGGCACTTGAGTTTTCAAAGAGCGTCAGTTCATCGGTCATTTTATTCAGCGACCATACCGTCACCCATTTGTATATCCCTGCACTCACTTTCAGGCAGAAGACGGAGGCCGATCTGCTTTTCAAACACCAGGTTGAACCGGAGGGAAGTCACGTTATTGAATGGAAGGGTGAAGTGATTGCAACCGGAGGGTTTTTACTTCATTATAATGTTCCGTTCTGTGATCTGTATATGGAAGTAAGGGAGGATGCAAGAAAGAAGGGTGTGGGGAGTTACCTGATCCAAGAACTTAAAAAGGAATGTTATCGGGCTGGGCGAATTCCTGCGGCGCGTTGTAACATTGAAAACCACCCGTCGAGAGCGACGTTGTTGAAGGCCGGAATGAAGGTGAGTGGATTTATGGTGCTGGGTACATTGGAGAATGCTAATGGATCTTTTTGA